A window of the Lolium perenne isolate Kyuss_39 chromosome 7, Kyuss_2.0, whole genome shotgun sequence genome harbors these coding sequences:
- the LOC139833625 gene encoding uncharacterized protein, whose product MVVAEAPVWLLEKINKWMRAFFWAGKEEVQGGQCLVAWKAICKPKVFGSLGVKDLRLQGLALRVRWFWLRRTDRTRPWHGLPGLKDPEAEEVFQSLAHFQVGDGLSTYFWKDRWIGGFTAADLAPEVVARVPTRRKNERLVGEALQEDGWIDDMTGEMTEELWRECLTLWEAVESVQREAESPDHISWKGVESGRYTAKHTYGMLCQGSVRWSMCGPLWGSFSPMKCKMFAWLALRYRLWISDKRARHGLQEHPNACYTCLQEEDNVDHILTLCPYARQVWCRVLHSASLQMADPGYTGNLQRWWTEARKRVRRIDRKRFDSMVICTTWTLWKQRNARAFGDTRRQKNVEQMLQEIREEFQLWERAKGGRSFHVARE is encoded by the coding sequence ATGGTAGTGGCTGAGGCCCCTGTTTGGCTGCTGGAGAAGATTAACAAATGGATGAGAGCGTTCTTTTGGGCTGGAAAGGAGGAGGTCCAAGGTGGACAATGCCTGGTGGCATGGAAAGCCATATGCAAGCCAAAGGTGTTTGGCAGCCTTGGAGTTAAGGACCTGAGGCTGCAAGGATTGGCGCTTCGAGTGAGATGGTTTTGGCTTCGACGTACAGACAGGACAAGGCCATGGCATGGCCTGCCAGGGCTTAAGGACCCTGAGGCGGAGGAGGTGTTTCAGAGCCTCGCACACTTCCAAGTGGGGGATGGGCTATCAACATACTTCTGGAAGGATAGATGGATCGGCGGATTTACCGCGGCGGATTTGGCACCGGAAGTGGTGGCAAGGGTCCCAACGAGAAGGAAAAATGAGAGGCTTGTAGGAGAGGCTTTACAGGAGGATGGATGGATCGACGACATGACGGGAGAGATGACGGAGGAGCTCTGGAGGGAATGTCTCACTCTTTGGGAGGCGGTTGAGTCGGTGCAGAGGGAGGCTGAAAGCCCGGACCACATCTCCTGGAAAGGGGTGGAATCCGGTAGATATACGGCGAAACATACCTACGGCATGCTCTGCCAAGGGAGCGTGAGATGGAGCATGTGTGGGCCATTATGGGGCTCCTTCTCCCCCATGAAATGCAAGATGTTTGCATGGCTGGCTCTGAGATACCGGCTATGGATCTCGGACAAAAGGGCGAGACATGGGCTCCAGGAGCACCCGAACGCTTGCTACACATGCCTTCAGGAGGAGGACAATGTGGATCACATTCTAACACTTTGCCCCTATGCGAGACAGGTGTGGTGCAGGGTACTTCATAGTGCGAGCCTTCAGATGGCGGACCCAGGGTACACAGGCAACCTGCAGAGATGGTGGACGGAGGCCCGCAAGCGAGTGAGGAGGATAGACAGGAAACGTTTCGACTCCATGGTGATCTGCACGACATGGACACTCTGGAAGCAACGCAACGCCAGGGCTTTCGGGGACACAAGGAGGCAGAAGAATGTCGAGCAAATGCTGCAGGAGATCAGAGAGGAGTTCCAGCTTTGGGAGAGAGCGAAGGGAGGTAGGAGTTTTCATGTCgcgagagagtag